GGGTGGATGCCTTGGCCTCGCTGGTGTCCGAAGGTGCGTAGCCGTAGCCGTAGCCGTAGCCGTAGCCGTAGCCGTAGCCCTGACCGCGACGTGCGGGGGTCATGTTGAGCACGACGCCGACCTGCGCTGCATCCACCTGCTGCAGCCGCTCTCCAGCTTGGGCCAGTTGCTCTCGCGTGGTCCGGCCGTGGGCCGCGACCACGATCGCACCGTCGGCCTGCGAAGCCAGCAGCGCGGCGTCGGTCACCGGCAGCAGTGGCGGAGCGTCGATGATGATGGTGTCGAAGCGGTCCTTGGCGTGCTCCAGCAGGTCAGCCATGGCGCGGGACTGCAACAGCTCCGCCGGATTGGGCGGCACCGCGCCGCTCGCCAGCACGGCAAGCCCCGTGCCGGTGTGCTCTTGCAGAGCGTCGTCGAAGCTGACCTTGCCCAGGAGGACGGTCGTTACTCCCACTGAGTTGTCCACCTCGAGGGCCACAGCAGCCTTCGGTCGGCGCAGGTCGCATTCGATGAGTAGCGTTTTCTGGCCGGCCTGAGCCAATGTGATGGCGAGATTGACCGAGGTGGTTGTCTTACCTTCGCCCGGGAGCGCCGAGGTGACCACGAACACCTTGGTAGTGGCGTCGATGTCGACGAACTGCAGGTTCGTCCGCAGCACCCTGAACGCCTCCGCGCGGGGAGCATGGGATGACAGGGAGGTGACGAGCGGCTGGCTTCGGATCTGGGAGTCGAAGCCGATGGCGCCCAGCAGGGGGGCATCGGTCGTCTCACGGACGTCGTCGACCGACTTGACGGTGGTGTCCAGCAGTTCTCGTGCGACGGCGAGACCGACACCCAGGAGGAGGCCGAGAACCAAAGCCAGGCCGAGGTTGCGTACCGGCTGCGGCGAGACAGGGGTGGTGGGTAGCGTCGCGTCAGAGTTGACGGAGGGTCGCACCAGCGGTTCGGTTTCGCCGACCGGCGTCTCGACGGTGCGGATTTGGTCGGCGAGCGCGACTGCGTAGCCTTG
The Nocardioides marinisabuli genome window above contains:
- a CDS encoding polysaccharide biosynthesis tyrosine autokinase → MELRDYLRILRRRWMLVLSSTLIVVAVAAVYTFTVTPMYQSTAKLFISSSADGGETVSGAFQGAQFSQQQVTSYADFVKDADLAAVVIKDLGLSMTPGGLKEHVTATVTPNTVIIALQAQDASPARAQAIAQGYAVALADQIRTVETPVGETEPLVRPSVNSDATLPTTPVSPQPVRNLGLALVLGLLLGVGLAVARELLDTTVKSVDDVRETTDAPLLGAIGFDSQIRSQPLVTSLSSHAPRAEAFRVLRTNLQFVDIDATTKVFVVTSALPGEGKTTTSVNLAITLAQAGQKTLLIECDLRRPKAAVALEVDNSVGVTTVLLGKVSFDDALQEHTGTGLAVLASGAVPPNPAELLQSRAMADLLEHAKDRFDTIIIDAPPLLPVTDAALLASQADGAIVVAAHGRTTREQLAQAGERLQQVDAAQVGVVLNMTPARRGQGYGYGYGYGYGYGYAPSDTSEAKASTRRRSRGTQASE